The Piliocolobus tephrosceles isolate RC106 chromosome 12, ASM277652v3, whole genome shotgun sequence genome includes the window GCGGGGCCCGCAGTGAGGAGGTGTGGAGGGGGCGGAGCTGTGCGGGCTCGTGTAGGAGGGGCCGAGGCAGCGGCCCCCGGAGCCAGGCTTGGTCTGGGGAACCCAGGGGCGGGGCGAGGGCGGGGCGAGAGCAGGGGCGGGGCGGACGGGGCTCTCCCAGCGGCCGGCGGGGCACGCTAGTGTTGGGGTCCCGCCGTCCTGAGGCTCGAGCTCCTGCGGGTCGGTCAGTCGTCGGGGCCTGCGCGGGGCCCGGGCCCATGGCGGCGTCGGCGGCTCTGTctgcggcagcggcggcggctgcCCTGTCTGGCCTGGCGGTTCGGCTGTCGCGCTCGGCGGCCGCCCGAGGCTCGTACAGCGCCTTCTGCAAGGGGCTCACGCGCACGCTGCTCACCTTCTTCGACCTGGCCTGGCGGCTGCGCATGAACTTCCCCTACTTCTACATCGTGGCCTCGGTGATGCTCAACGTCCGCCTGCAGGTGCGGATCGAGTGAGCGcgggtggcggcggcggcggcggcccggcTGGAGGGGCGCCCGTGTCCCCGCCCGCCCCCGGCCGGCTCACGGTCATGAAGGACAGCTGGATCGCGGCGGGGGGCGGAGGCGGGGCGGCCCAGGCCCCTGGACTCTAGACCTCCGCCGCCCAAGCACGAAGGCCCAGCCCTGGCCCGGCCGCGGTCTCAGCCCGGAGACCCCGGATCGCGCAGAAACGCACTGAACAGGCCCCTACCATTGGGCTCCAGAAACTACCTGAGCTCTGACGACCTGTTGCCTCACATTGGCAAAAGTGGGGGAAACCAGAAGGAGGGAATTCTGCTGCGGCGACTTGACTTTCCAGGCCCCGAGCAGAAAGGTAGGAGGCGACAGGTTGGAATGGGGGAGGGGCGGTGGCTCTGCCCTCCAGAGGTCGGGGCGCCTTGGCGGTCGGGGGGGGAAATATGGAAGGCACCGGGGCAAACCAGCCCGAAGAGATGTGGAGCCCAGCTGGGGAAAGGAAAGGCAAC containing:
- the SMIM10L2B gene encoding small integral membrane protein 10-like protein 2B, with amino-acid sequence MAASAALSAAAAAAALSGLAVRLSRSAAARGSYSAFCKGLTRTLLTFFDLAWRLRMNFPYFYIVASVMLNVRLQVRIE